The following proteins are encoded in a genomic region of Anguilla anguilla isolate fAngAng1 chromosome 15, fAngAng1.pri, whole genome shotgun sequence:
- the LOC118213905 gene encoding NXPE family member 4-like, translating into MEFIKPMDQPGESATDPPSTEVHCFGTQQCKYSRKKFICISLCAIGVLFMYFSRLYKRTSIWEQSKTTHKEMTVDEVIFSLSWPPSTSNFSSFNNSSSAQYSEVRLEQSRAQYCVGDTLNVLVEMRNYSGHPKSYGGDFILARIHSAKLQACASGDVIDLLNGSYRVRFRLFWPGEVHVSVRLIHSSEAVRVLQKDWMQDYGKAMHKGTFISGKKRETSQCALRLSPDRPLCEYRKKEDGEYYACYKPQTLPCNSLTITKSYIPPGPHLTEEEVQLLARKNTGIEIKNSFKPVTVVGCTDATHRPTEKCVAGMNSPFPGGYFYSNRWSSSICQIGPFLSEETITRCLKGKTLYLLGDSTLRQWIEYLGRKLKGLRYIEKGDDSKLAADVHNNITVRWARHSHPWIGFRAANIKATIPLPEILDRIAVGSGQDDVILVIGIGQHFRPYPPEVFIRRLRNVRRAILRLHARSPQTTVVIKLENSRELESKMTQFSNWYGYMQNLAQRKVFEDMKVGLVDAWDMTVAANTFAVHPNGVVVSNELALALSFACHEA; encoded by the exons ATGGAATTTATTAAACCCATGGACCAACCTGGGGAG AGCGCAACAGACCCTCCATCAACTGAAGTACATTGTTTTGGAACACAGCAATGCAAATATTCAAGAAAGAAGTTCATATGCATTTCTCTGTGTGCCATAGgtgttttgtttatgtatttttccagaCTATACAAACGGACATCAATATGG GAGCAATCCAAGACCACTCATAAAGAAATGACCGTAGATGAAGTAATATTCTCATTATCATGGCCTCCCTCAACTTCCAACTTCTCCTCTTTCAACAACTCTTCCAGTGCTCAGTACAGTGAGGTCAGGCTAGAGCAGTCTAGGGCTCAGTACTGTGTGGGGGATACACTGAATGTGCTGGTGGAGATGAGGAACTATTCAGGGCATCCAAAATCCTATGGAGGAGACTTCATCCTGGCCCGGATCCACTCTGCAAAGCTCCAGGCATGTGCATCAGGAGACGTTATTGACCTCCTCAACGGCTCCTACCGTGTGCGTTTCCGCTTGTTTTGGCCCGGAGAGGTGCACGTCTCTGTGCGTCTGATCCACTCCTCTGAGGCAGTTAGGGTCCTCCAGAAAGACTGGATGCAGGACTACGGTAAGGCTATGCACAAGGGAACCTTCATCAGtgggaaaaagagggagacGTCTCAGTGCGCCCTCCGGCTGAGCCCAGACAGGCCCCTGTGTGAGTACAGGAAGAAGGAGGATGGAGAATATTACGCCTGCTACAAGCCCCAGACCCTTCCCTGCAACTCTCTGACCATTACAAAGTCCTACATTCCCCCAGGTCCTCATCTCACAGAGGAGGAAGTTCAGCTCTTAGCCAG gaaaaatactggaatagaaataaaaaacagcttCAAGCCTGTGACAGTCGTTGGTTGTACTG atGCAACCCACAGACCAACTGAAAAGTGTGTGGCTGGAATGAATTCCCCTTTTCCTGGGGGATATTTCTATTCAAACAGGTGGTCTTCTTCCATTTGTCAGATAGGCCCCTTCCTCAGTGAAGAGACCATCACCAGATGTTTAAAGGGAAAGACTCTCTACCTATTAGGTGACTCCACTCTGCGCCAGTGGATAGAGTATTTGGGAAGAAAGCTGAAAG GCCTGAGATACATAGAAAAAGGAGATGATTCAAAGTTGGCTGCTGATGTCCATAACAACATCACTGTCCGGTGGGCAAGGCATTCTCATCCCTGGATTGGCTTTCGCGCAGCCAACATAAAGGCAACAATCCCCCTTCCTGAAATACTGGACAGGATAGCTGTTGGTAGTGGGCAGGACGACGTGATATTGGTCATTGGAATTGGCCAGCATTTCCGGCCCTACCCCCCAGAAGTCTTTATCCGAAGGCTACGAAATGTCCGCCGGGCAATCCTACGGTTACATGCTCGTAGCCCACAGACAACTGTTGTTATAAAGCTGGAGAACAGCAGGGAACTGGAGTCAAAGATGACACAATTCAGTAACTGGTATGGCTACATGCAGAACCTGGCTCAGAGAAAGGTGTTTGAGGACATGAAAGTCGGTTTGGTAGATGCCTGGGACATGACTGTGGCCGCCAACACTTTTGCCGTCCACCCGAATGGAGTCGTTGTATCTAATGAGCTGGCTCTGGCCCTGTCATTCGCCTGTCATGAGGCATAG